The following nucleotide sequence is from Methylocella sp..
CGCTAAGGATTAGCCTACCTTGCGAGTCTCAGAAACCTTGGCCGGATCACTGACAATTTGATGGTCGATGCCCCGAATGGCCGGCTCGCTCGGACGCAAAGACTCGGTTTTTTCATCGTCTTCAGCCATGCCTTTTTTGAACGATTTTATACCTTTGGCGACATCGCCCATGATATCTGAAATCTTACCCTTGCCGCCGAACACGAGAAGGACGACTGCGCCCACCATAAGCCAGTGCCAGATCGAAAGACCGCCCATTGGGCAAACTCCGTAATTAAGCCAACCTGCGCCGCCTGGGCGCGCAAGGGCATGAACTTATGCCCCCACCAGCGCAAAAACAAGCAAGGCCGCAGTATTTTTGAGACCGTAAGGCATAAACTCTAATGAACGTGGAAAATAATGCTCATTCCGTATAATTGTGGATTAAGATATTTGTCTGCAAAATGGCGGTCAGCCGTGGGAGCTATCGACGAGGATGGTAGACAAAGTAAATATCCTAATCGTTGATGACGAGCCGGGGATCCGCGAAGTCATCGAAGAATATTTGAAGCTGCATGGCTTCAGGGTCGCGCCCGACGAGACTGGCTCCGGGGTTCGCGCCAGCGCCGCTGAGCCGACGACCGATCTCCTCGTGCTTGATCTCGCAGCGCCGGGCCAGGATGGTCTGGCGCTCACGCGTTGGTTGCGGGATCGGGGCGATATTGGATTCGTCAAAGTTCATACGGTTCTCAGGCATCCAAGCCCCCGAGTCAGCCCCAGGCCGCGGCCCAGCGTCGCAAGCTGGAATTCGCGCGGGGTCTTTCAGGATAGAAAGGCGATAACGCGCAAGATCGCCGCCATAATGGCGGCCGACGTCGCCTCCTACTCGCGGCTCGTCGCCGAGGACGAGGAAGAGACGCTGCACGTCCTCGCCGACTATCGCGAAGTTTTCGAGGATTTCGTCGATCGCTATGGCGGCCGGATTTTCAATACCGCAGGCGACTCCGTCATGTCCGAGTTCACTTCGGCAGTCGAGGCGATGCGCGCCGCGATCGACATTCAAGAGGCTCTGCGAACCCGCAATCTCGCTCATCCGCCGAACCGGTGGCTGCAGTTCCGAATCGGAATTACCATCGCGGATGTGGTCGAACGCCGTGGAGAGCTCCTCGGCGATGGCGTCAATCTCGCGGCGCGGCTTGAAAGCTTGGCCGAGCCAGGCGGGATTTGCATCTCTCGCTCAGTTCACGAGTCGGTGGCCAATAAGGTTTCGGTGATCTTCCGCGACATCGGTCAACAGGAGGTCAAAAACATACCTACTCCCGTTCATGCCTTCGTGGTCGATTGGTCTAGCTCGACGGCCAGTCCTCAACAGCTAATTTAGCTGCGAACTCCAGCCGGCGTCGCCTCGGACGAGGCGACGCTGGGAGTGTGAACGCGATAAGCGACAAAGATTTAGCAAGCGCTAGATTTTACGCCGCGGCCGCAAGAAGGGATTTCAGCGAAACTGATTCGTCCGCAAGATCTCGCGCGCTCGCCTTCATTCTTTCCCCGACCAGGCGTTTTGAAGCCATGAACTCAGACGGCCGATTGACGGCGTCGGCAGCAATGACTTCGCCATTCTTGAGATAGAAGGCGATGAAGGAAGACCCTTGCGTCGAGCCGCGGATCGCCAACTCGTCATAGCCATCCGAAAGGCCGACCATTTGCAGCTTGAGATCATATTGGTCCGACCAGAACCAGGGGGCGACCGCGGGAGGATTTGGCCTGCCTGTCATGACCGCAGCCACAGTGCGCGCCTGTTCGAGCGCATTCGGAACTGATTCGAGCCGCACCTTTCGCTGCAAAAATCCATGCCGGCCATGGGCGGAACAATCGCCGATGGCGAAAATATCGGGATCGTTGGTGCGGGAGCAATCATCGACGAGGATTCCTCCATCGACAATCAGGCCAGCTTGTTCGGCAAGTTGCGTGTTGGGAGAAAGGCCAATTCCGACGAGAACGAAGTCGGCGGGGATGGACAGATCGTCGCCGCATCGCACCGCGCCAACCAGCTTGCCATCCGGACCCGCGCTAAATCCGCTCACGGCGACGCCAGTGCGGATTTCGACGCCGGCTTCGCGATGGAATCGCTCGTAGAAAGCTGACAGCTCGGGCGCGGTCACCCTCGCGAGCACGCGCGGCGCGCCTTCCAGCACGGTTGTTTTGAGGCCGCGCTTGACGGCGACAGCGGCGACCTCCAGACCGACATAGCCGCCGCCCACAATGACGAGGCGGCGCCCCGCCTGAAGTTGCGGTCGCAAGGCTTCGACGTCGGCAATGCTGCGGAGGTAGAAAATATTGCCAAGACGGGCGCCGGGGACATCGAGTTCGCGAGCCCTTCCGCCGGTTGCTATGACCAACTTGTCATAAGCCTGCGTTTGGCCTCCCTCCAGCAGAAGCCGTTTGGAGCTTCGATCAATCCTATCGACGCGAAGACCAAGCCGGACCTCCACATTGGCCGTCTCATAAGCGATGGGCGCTTTGTAGATCAGCGCGTCGGCTCCTATGTCGCCGGCGAGATAAGCCTTGGACAGAGGCGGCCGCATGTAAGGCAGATGCGGTTCATCGCCAAAAAGAACGATTCGGCCCTCGAAGCGATTTTGTCGCAGCAGCGTCGAGACTTCCCCGCCAGCTTGGCCTGCGCCAATGATAACGACGGTGGATGCAGCGCTGAGCTCTGTTGCTTGTGACACGATTCTCAATGTCTCCTTCTATCGGCC
It contains:
- a CDS encoding FAD-dependent oxidoreductase, whose product is MSQATELSAASTVVIIGAGQAGGEVSTLLRQNRFEGRIVLFGDEPHLPYMRPPLSKAYLAGDIGADALIYKAPIAYETANVEVRLGLRVDRIDRSSKRLLLEGGQTQAYDKLVIATGGRARELDVPGARLGNIFYLRSIADVEALRPQLQAGRRLVIVGGGYVGLEVAAVAVKRGLKTTVLEGAPRVLARVTAPELSAFYERFHREAGVEIRTGVAVSGFSAGPDGKLVGAVRCGDDLSIPADFVLVGIGLSPNTQLAEQAGLIVDGGILVDDCSRTNDPDIFAIGDCSAHGRHGFLQRKVRLESVPNALEQARTVAAVMTGRPNPPAVAPWFWSDQYDLKLQMVGLSDGYDELAIRGSTQGSSFIAFYLKNGEVIAADAVNRPSEFMASKRLVGERMKASARDLADESVSLKSLLAAAA
- a CDS encoding twin-arginine translocase TatA/TatE family subunit, with product MGGLSIWHWLMVGAVVLLVFGGKGKISDIMGDVAKGIKSFKKGMAEDDEKTESLRPSEPAIRGIDHQIVSDPAKVSETRKVG